The Mauremys mutica isolate MM-2020 ecotype Southern chromosome 1, ASM2049712v1, whole genome shotgun sequence genome has a segment encoding these proteins:
- the RPL18A gene encoding 60S ribosomal protein L18a, with amino-acid sequence MKASGTLREYKVVGRCLPTPKCPTPPLYRMRIFAPNHVVAKSRFWYFVSQLKKMKKSSGEIVYCGQVFEKSPLRVKNFGIWLRYDSRSGTHNMYREYRDLTTAGAVTQCYRDMGARHRARAHSIQIMKVEEIAASKCRRPAVKQFHDSKIKFPLPHRVLRRQHKPRFTTKRPNTFF; translated from the exons ATGAAGGCGTCGGGCACC CTGAGGGAGTACAAAGTTGTTGGACGATGTCTTCCTACTCCTAAATGTCCAACACCACCCCTCTATCGGATGCGTATCTTTGCTCCTAATCATGTTGTTGCCAAGTCCCGTTTCTGGTACTTTGTGTCTCAGCTGAAAAAGATGAAGAAGTCTTCTGGAGAAATTGTGTACTGTGGACAG GTATTTGAAAAGTCCCCTTTGCGGGTGAAAAACTTCGGTATCTGGCTACGCTATGATTCTCGTAGTGGAACCCACAACATGTACAGGGAATACAGGGACTTGACAACTGCTGGTGCTGTTACACAGTGCT ACCGTGATATGGGTGCCCGCCATCGTGCCCGTGCTCACTCTATTCAGATCATGAAGGTTGAGGAGATTGCTGCTAGCAAGTGCCGTAGACCTGCAGTCAAGCAATTCCAT GATTCAAAAATCAAGTTCCCTCTGCCACACAGAGTTCTGCGTCGTCAGCACAAACCACGTTTCACCACCAAGAGACCAAATACATTCTTCTAA